The DNA sequence CAAGTTCGCCATCCGCGGCATCACCCAGGTCGCAGCTCGCGATCTGGCCGCCGAAGGAATCACCGCCAACGCCTATGCGCCTGGCATCGTCAAGACCCCGATGATGATGGATATCGCCCACAATGTCGGCAAGAACGCCGGCAAGAGCGATGAGTGGGGCATGTCCACCTTCTCCAAGGACATCGCTCTCGGCCGCCTTTCCGAGCCTGAAGACGTCGCTGCGGCGGTCTCCTTCCTCGCCGGACCCGATTCCGACTATGTCACCGGCCAGACGCTGCTGGTCGACGGCGGCATGCAGTTCCAGTGATTCGGGTTTTCCCAACTGAAAATCAATCGTAACGATGTGGATGTCGACTTGATTGCACGGCATCCACATCGTTTTTTACTGTTGGTGTTCATCGTTGAACACTGCCGGCAGTGGCCGTGATTTATCAGATGGCATTCAGCGATTTTCTTGGCCGCTGACCTTCTTGATAGAGTAAAGAACCTTTTATTTGCAAGGCAATGCCGAACATCCGCAATTCCGGCCCGTCGTGCTACAATGTATAACCTATTTGGCGGAATAATCTGCCAGGAATTTGACGGATGTCGCAAGACCGGCAACGCTATTACGCTGAGACGTAAGGGTGTTCGAACAGGCACGAAGATGTCTCTTGAATAATGCCGTTTGTTCGCTGCCGTTGACCAGAATAAAACAGTCTTCGGCAACGGCAATATGTAATAAAGAAGGAACGCAGAAACTCATGGGAACGCAACTGACGATGTGGGGCTGGCAGGCCCTTTATCTTTTCGAGGCGCTGGTTCTGTCAACCGCCATCGGCCTTGAACGTCAGGCCAAGCACAAGGATGCAGGCACACGCACCCATGCCTTGGTGGGTGTCGGATCGGCCCTGTTCGTCATCATCAGCAAATACGGTTTTATCGACATGCTCACGGCTTCGCCCAATGTCAGAGTGGATGTGGCACGTGTGGCCGCACAGATTGTCTCTGGCATCGGCTTTATCGGCGCCGGTGTCGTCTTCACGCAACGCTCGCACGTGCGAGGACTCACCACAGCCGCCTCCATCTGGATGACTGCGGCTATCGGTTCAGCTTGCGGTGCCGGGCTTTTTGTGCCGGCACTGGTATGCACGATTCTCTATTTTATGGCCGTCATGCTCCTGCCATTCCTCACCAGAATCATCGCCCCGGACTACAGCGACGACGACATCCTGCGACTGCGCTACAGCGATGGCCACGGCATCCTGCGTTCAATCCTTTCCGTCTGCGCACAGCATGGGGTTTCCGTAGAAGGCTTTTCTACCAGAAAATCAAAAAATCAGGATAACGATGACCCCGGAAGCCAAAGCCATGTGGTTGCCGCAGACCTTGAAGTGCGTGGACGCGATAGCAAGGAACTGATCAACGACTTGAGCGACATTGACGGCGTGATCTCTGTCACAAGAATCAATAATAACGATTGACGTGAGGTGAATTACCACGAACCTTGCCCCAAAAGCGGAAGACTACGGAATCTCGCCATGATTTAATATCGGCCATCATGCTATATTAGGTACGTTCGTCTCATTACTGAACATTTTCGAGAGGTCGGGTGGGTATGCCAAATCGACAGGAACTCCTGTTGCGCGATGATTTGAAGCGCGTGGTGCAAACGATGCACTCGGAAGAGGATCATGTCACTCCGTATCGCGAAGATTATCGCCACCTGCTCGACAACCATGGCAAGATGATTCGTGCCTCACTGGTATTGCTTTTCTCCTACGTCGTGCAGAACGACAAACCCGCACATGCAAGCGATAAGGTCGTCACCGGCGCCGCCGCCATCGAAATGCTGCACCTGGCTACTCTGGTCCATGACGACGTGCTCGACAACGCTTCCGTACGCCGCAACAAGCCGACGATCCAGACAGTACGTGGCAACAAGGCCGCCATCTACCTGGGCGACCTCATTCTCTCCCGTTATATGGAGATCACCGCAACCATCGCCCCTGACACGGCATTCATCGCCGAACAGGCACATACCGTCAACGAAATCGTCTCCGGCGACCTGCTGCAGGAGTCCGCACGGCACAATATCGGCACCAGCAAGGAATACTACGAGCGTGCGATCACCGGCAAGACAGCGGCGCTGTTCCGTCTGGCGGCCACCACCGGCATCAAGCTGACCACTGATTCCTACTCGACCCAGACACTTGAGCAGGCGGCAGAATTCGGCGAACATCTAGGCATCGCCTTCCAGATCTTGGATGATGTGGAGGATTTTGACGTCGCCCATGACACCGGCAAGCCGAAACTGGAAGACATTCGCGACGGCATCTATACCCTGCCCGTCATTCTGGCGATCGAGGCCGACCCAACGTTTGCACATATCGTCAAACTCGATGACCCGCTCAAGGTGCTCGACTATTTCAAAGCACATCCGCAATTCATCGACAACGCCAAAGACGAGGCACGCGAACACCTTCAAGCCGCCAAAGCCGTAATCACCGATAAGGTCTATCCGCCGATCAACGCCGGCACCGTCACAGCACTGGTCGATGTCATCGATAAGTTCATCGCAACGTTGTAAGCCCCATTTTCGTTTCGTTCCGTTTCATTATCGTTCGCGTTATTTATCGTTCACGTTATCAGGTGGCTTTCGGACGGACATACGATATCCAACATTCAAACCATTTTAAAACAGTGGCGGGTGAACGTGCCTAAAACGCATTCATCCCTCACTTCGTATTTCCCACTGCTTCCGCTTCCGTCATTGATTATGAGACCGGGAGTTTCAGCGCGCCGCTTCCAACTCACCTATATCGAGGCGATAGAGTTCACGGAAACGCTCATTGGTACGGTAAAGCTCTGTCGGTGCGCCCTGCATGGCGATCTTGCCGTTGTCGAGGAAGATGACTTTGTCGGATTCTTCCAGACCCTGCAGATGGTGGGTTACCCAAAGCATCGTGCGGTTTCCGGCGGCCGAGAAAATCATCGACATCAGCTCGCGCTCGGTGATCGGGTCGAGGCCGATGGTCGGCTCATCCAAAAGGATCACCGGGGTGTCCTTCAAAACGATACGCGCGAGGGCGATACGTTGGCGTTGCCCGCCGGAGAAGCGCTGTCCCGCCTCGTCGACGGAAGTGTCGATGCCATAGGGAAGCGCATTAACCGTTTCGTCAAGCTGCACGGCCTTAAGTGCCGCCCACACATCCTCGTCGGTGGCATCCGGTGCGCCCAGACGCACGTTTTCGGCGATGGTGGAGTTGAAAAGAAATGCCTGCTGGTTGAGGTAACCGAAGATACGCGCTCGTTCGTCCTGCAACGCGGCGACCGGAATGCCGTTGATGGCGATGCTTCCTTTTTGCGGAGTCAGATCGCCGAGCAGAAGTTGGAGAATGGTGGTCTTGCCCTCTCCGCTGGGACCCAGCAACGCGACTTTTTGCCCAGCTTTGATATGCAGGGTGAAATCGTCGAGTAGCGTGGGCTGGCCAGGACCATAGGCGAAGGTAACGTGGTCAAAATCGATGGTATCGACAGGACCGTTGAGCTTTTGCTGGGTAACCGGCTCTTGCTGGCGTGCCTCGACGCGATTGGTCAGGTCGTTCAGGTGTTCCAGAGAATCGCTGTACAGCGGTATCTCGGCAGTGGCCTGCGCCACGTTGATGAAGCAATCGACCAGCGGGAAGACCGCGAGCACGATGGACGCCGACCAATCGGCGATGGACTTGGAGCCGGTCATCGTGATTCCCGCACCCACCATCAGTCCGATGGCGATGACACCGAAAATGAGCTGGATGGCGAAATTGCGCCAGCGTTCAAAGGTCTTCTGCTGGTCCTTGCTCTCCTGAATGCTCCGGTATTCGTCGGCGCCGATGGAGACAAATTCCTTGTCTTTATGGGTGATGACCCAGTCGCTCAGGCCAAGGTAGCTTTCGGTGACCTTGGTGTATTCCTGCGCCTGCTGTTGCTTTTCCAGCGCGAAATGGCCGGTTGAGAAGCTCAGCGAGACCAGCGGAATAAGAATCAGGACCAACGCCAGCATCAGGAAAAGCAACAGCGAGGAAACCCAGGAGAAGACGCCCATGACGATGGTGACGACGATCCAAAGGATATAGGCCACCACGGTGGGGAAAATGGTGCGCAGGTAGAAGTTCTCGAGGTGGTCAAGATCGTCGGCCAAAAGGCTCAGCACACTACCGGTGCGCTCGTGCTCGTTAAGGAAGGCCGCGTCTTTGGAAAGGGTGCGATAGAGCTGCACACGCAGCTTGGAGATGACGTGAAGCACCCAGTCGTGGCTTTTAAGCTGCTCGACATATTTGAATACCGGTCGGCCTATGCCGAACGCACGGGTCAGCACGATCGGCACGTAGACCATGAGGATGTTGTATGGCATGCGCGCCGAACGGTTGATGAGATAGCCAGCGGTGAACATCAGGGCCGCGGCGCAGATGAAGGTCATCGAGCCCAGGAAGAAGATCAGAGTGAGGGTGCGCTTGTTCTCCTTCAGATACGGCCAGAACCAGTGGTCGTTGTCCCAGATCCTGAGGTAGTCGCGCAGTTTTGGCTTGCTCTTCGGCAAAGGCGATGACACAGTGGCCACAGCGGTCTCGTTCTCGTCGCTGCCCGCTTTGTCATTCTGGCTGTCCGCAACTTTCGCGTCGTGCAAGACTTCCGTGTCGTTCACAGCTTTCATACCAGCCATGGTTTTCGTACCGGTTGAAGCTTTTGCGTTGCCGTTATCGTTGGTATCAGTCGGGTTCATGGTGGCCTTTGCTGCTGGATTCGAGTTCAGATTGTTTTGCGATTCAGCTAAGGTACTGGTCAATCTGGTTGCCTCCCATCTCGCTGATGAGGTGATCAAGCGGGCCACTTGCTCCGATAAGGTCGTTCGGCGTTCCCGATTCGACCACTTTGCCTTGGTCGAGCACCAGCACCTGATCGACATTGGCCAGCCAGTGCAGACGGTGCGTGGCGAGGATAACCAGATGGTTCTCCATGATTGGCAGCAGCGTCTTTTTCAGGTCGTATTCGGTTTCGATATCGAGGTGTGCGGTGGGCTCATCGAACAGCAGCACCTCGCGCGATTTGTCGAGAAGTACCCGGGCAAGAGCGATGCGCTGTGCCTGACCGCCGCTGATGCCTCGGTTGCCCTCCCCTATCTGGGTGTCGAGCCCGTCGACAAGCTCGGCCAGCCATTCGTCAAGACCGGCTTCATGGACGGCTGCTTTGACATCCTCATCACTGGCGTCGCCCATATAGAAACGGATGTTGTCGGCGATGGAACCGCTGAAGATATACGGGGTCTGCGGAATATAGCTGATATGGCGCTGCCACGCCTCGACATTGAAACTGTCGAGTTTGTGGCCGTCGAGTTCGATGGAACCGGCATGCGGAGCATTGAATCCGGCAAGCAGATTGACCAATGTCGATTTGCCGGCACCCGATCTGCCGATGATGGCGATTTTGCTGTAGCCTTTGAAGTCCATCGAAACGTGATGCAAAGCGTCGGATTGGATTGGCGACGGGACGATGGCGGCTTCTATATCGGTATCGGTGCTGCCATTGGCACGGTTGCCATCGTTGACATCGGAATCAACAGGCATATTCGAAGCAATAGAAACGGTCGATTCTGAGCCTTCCTTTTGCCCGTTGGCCGCCACTTTTCTTGCGCGGCCGTGGCGGTTCTTGGACTTGGAACTGTGCGAGCCTTCGGACTTGGTATCGTCCTCCCCCTCACGCTGCTGCTCGACCGCATTCATAGCTACGTTATGACTCGCTACGGTTCCGGCATCATTGCCGTCCTGTGGCTTGCTGCCGGCAGGATATGCGAAGTCGACGTCCTCAATCCTGAGTTCACTGTCGGCGTTCCAACCGTCCCATTTAGTTTCGGTGTCCTGCGGCGTCTCCGGGCTGTCGATGAAACTCATGATGTCATGCAGAGCGTTTTTGCCATCGAGCGTGGCATGGTAGTTGTCGCCGAACTGGCGCACCGGCAGGAAGTAATCAGGAGCCATGATCAGCGCGAACATGGCCGGGAACAGTGGCATGGTGCCGTTGACCAGTCTCAGGCCAAGGAAGACGGCCATGATGGCGATACCGAGTGTGGTGAACCAATCCAGCGCGAAAGTCGAAGTCATGGCCACCTTGAGCACGTCGACGGTGCGTTTGCGGAATCGCTCGCTGACGCTGTAGATCTCGCCTTCGTATCCCTTGTCGACGCCGAGCATCTTCAGGGTCGGCAGCCCCAGGATGCTGTCAACGAATTTGGTATTGAGAATATTGAATTGTGCATACTGCTTGTTGGAACGGTCGCGGGCGGCAAGCCCCAGGATGACCATGAAGAAGATGATCAGCGGGTACATCAAGAGAAGAATCAGACCGCTGACCCAGTCCTGCCACCAGACGGCAATCAGGATGACCAGCGAAATCAGCATCATGTCGGTCATCTTTGGCAAAAGAATCTCGATGTAGCTTTTGACCTGGTCAAGGCCATCGATCAGCATCGTCACCGTCGAACCGGTGCCGCGCGAAGCCAACGCCTGCGGGCCGAGATGGAAGATCTTTTCCTGTAATTGGGGGCGGATCTGACCGGCTACGTATTTGCCGTATTTGCTGGAAATACGTTGCTTGGCCACATCGCACAAATGACGCAACGCATAAAAAGCAAGAAATTCAATCGCCGGACCGACCAATGTGGAAACTGCATGCAGCTTCCAGATTTCCACCAGTCCGCGAGCCAAGCCGTGAGCCTGCCCGACAATGCACAGCGCCTGCACCAAGGAAAGCAACGCAAGAAGCCCCATGCGCTGTCGCACCCCGTCGAATCTGAATAGACTTTTATCGATCACGACCAGTCCCAACTACTAACGAATAATTCTAAAACATAAAGAAAACCCGATACCCCCGCTACACCAATGAATATTGTTGCACATTCACTGCCGCAGAACAGGAGCATCGGGCATTGATCTAACTTTCAATCGAAAGAACGAACATCAGTCCGTCAGTTATTGGCCAAAGCCGCCTTGATGGCCTCCGGCGAATTGTCCGTAATCAAACGCTTGCGCTGGATGTAATAGGACCAGCTGAAGTAAATCAGGACAATCGGCAGCAGGCAGCACAGCACGATGGTCATGATCTCCAGCGTGTACTGCGAAGACGAGGCCGCCGCCACGGTCATACTCTTGGACGGATCGGTGGCGATCATCACATGCGGGAAAAGCCCGTTGAAGATGAAGGCGATGATACCGGCAAGGGTAATGCCGGAAGCAAGGAAGGCGAAACCTCCGCGCTTCTTGTAAGCCGCGATATGGCCACAGATCGTCGCAGCCAGAATGACCACGGTGATCAGCAGGGTGGACTTGGTACGACGCTGATAGAAATCAGTAAAGACGAACGCCAAAATCACGAACACCACAAGCGCCGGATAGGCGATCCAGTAGGCCTTCTTGGTGGTGTTGAGCATTCTTTCGGATGTCGTCTTGTCGAGCTTCAGGCTCAGGAAGTGAACGCCATGGATAAAGCTGAAGAACACGACAGCCACGCCACCGACTACGGAGAGCCAGTTGACCACGTCGAAGAATCCGGCGTGGACGTTACCCTGCGCATCCATCGGGACGCCCTGGATGACGCTGGTAAGCATCATGCCCAGGCCGAACGGCGCGATGACGCTGCCGGCGAAGTTGGCCCACTGCCATACGCTGCGCTCGCGGTCGGTTTGCGCATGTACCGAGAACTCGAAGGAAACACCACGAAGGATGAGGCCGACAAGGACGATGAACAGCAGCAGATAGTAGCCGGAGAACAGGCTTGCATACCACATCGGGAATGACGCGAACATCGCGCCGCCACCAGTGATGAGCCAGACCTCGTTGCCGTCCCAGTGCGGACCGACCGCACGCATATACAGCGCACGCTCGTCTCCGTTGTGGGCCAGGACACGGGTGGCCATGCCGACACCGAAATCGATGCCTTCAAGGAAGAGGAAGATGGCGAAGACCAATGCAATGACAAAGAACCACAGCAATTGCAGGAAATTGTCACCATCAATCAAT is a window from the Bifidobacterium sp. ESL0745 genome containing:
- a CDS encoding polyprenyl synthetase family protein — translated: MPNRQELLLRDDLKRVVQTMHSEEDHVTPYREDYRHLLDNHGKMIRASLVLLFSYVVQNDKPAHASDKVVTGAAAIEMLHLATLVHDDVLDNASVRRNKPTIQTVRGNKAAIYLGDLILSRYMEITATIAPDTAFIAEQAHTVNEIVSGDLLQESARHNIGTSKEYYERAITGKTAALFRLAATTGIKLTTDSYSTQTLEQAAEFGEHLGIAFQILDDVEDFDVAHDTGKPKLEDIRDGIYTLPVILAIEADPTFAHIVKLDDPLKVLDYFKAHPQFIDNAKDEAREHLQAAKAVITDKVYPPINAGTVTALVDVIDKFIATL
- a CDS encoding ABC transporter ATP-binding protein/permease encodes the protein MIDKSLFRFDGVRQRMGLLALLSLVQALCIVGQAHGLARGLVEIWKLHAVSTLVGPAIEFLAFYALRHLCDVAKQRISSKYGKYVAGQIRPQLQEKIFHLGPQALASRGTGSTVTMLIDGLDQVKSYIEILLPKMTDMMLISLVILIAVWWQDWVSGLILLLMYPLIIFFMVILGLAARDRSNKQYAQFNILNTKFVDSILGLPTLKMLGVDKGYEGEIYSVSERFRKRTVDVLKVAMTSTFALDWFTTLGIAIMAVFLGLRLVNGTMPLFPAMFALIMAPDYFLPVRQFGDNYHATLDGKNALHDIMSFIDSPETPQDTETKWDGWNADSELRIEDVDFAYPAGSKPQDGNDAGTVASHNVAMNAVEQQREGEDDTKSEGSHSSKSKNRHGRARKVAANGQKEGSESTVSIASNMPVDSDVNDGNRANGSTDTDIEAAIVPSPIQSDALHHVSMDFKGYSKIAIIGRSGAGKSTLVNLLAGFNAPHAGSIELDGHKLDSFNVEAWQRHISYIPQTPYIFSGSIADNIRFYMGDASDEDVKAAVHEAGLDEWLAELVDGLDTQIGEGNRGISGGQAQRIALARVLLDKSREVLLFDEPTAHLDIETEYDLKKTLLPIMENHLVILATHRLHWLANVDQVLVLDQGKVVESGTPNDLIGASGPLDHLISEMGGNQIDQYLS
- the cydB gene encoding cytochrome d ubiquinol oxidase subunit II is translated as MTTFLAKPLIDGDNFLQLLWFFVIALVFAIFLFLEGIDFGVGMATRVLAHNGDERALYMRAVGPHWDGNEVWLITGGGAMFASFPMWYASLFSGYYLLLFIVLVGLILRGVSFEFSVHAQTDRERSVWQWANFAGSVIAPFGLGMMLTSVIQGVPMDAQGNVHAGFFDVVNWLSVVGGVAVVFFSFIHGVHFLSLKLDKTTSERMLNTTKKAYWIAYPALVVFVILAFVFTDFYQRRTKSTLLITVVILAATICGHIAAYKKRGGFAFLASGITLAGIIAFIFNGLFPHVMIATDPSKSMTVAAASSSQYTLEIMTIVLCCLLPIVLIYFSWSYYIQRKRLITDNSPEAIKAALANN
- a CDS encoding MgtC/SapB family protein, whose translation is MGTQLTMWGWQALYLFEALVLSTAIGLERQAKHKDAGTRTHALVGVGSALFVIISKYGFIDMLTASPNVRVDVARVAAQIVSGIGFIGAGVVFTQRSHVRGLTTAASIWMTAAIGSACGAGLFVPALVCTILYFMAVMLLPFLTRIIAPDYSDDDILRLRYSDGHGILRSILSVCAQHGVSVEGFSTRKSKNQDNDDPGSQSHVVAADLEVRGRDSKELINDLSDIDGVISVTRINNND
- the cydC gene encoding thiol reductant ABC exporter subunit CydC, whose protein sequence is MTSTLAESQNNLNSNPAAKATMNPTDTNDNGNAKASTGTKTMAGMKAVNDTEVLHDAKVADSQNDKAGSDENETAVATVSSPLPKSKPKLRDYLRIWDNDHWFWPYLKENKRTLTLIFFLGSMTFICAAALMFTAGYLINRSARMPYNILMVYVPIVLTRAFGIGRPVFKYVEQLKSHDWVLHVISKLRVQLYRTLSKDAAFLNEHERTGSVLSLLADDLDHLENFYLRTIFPTVVAYILWIVVTIVMGVFSWVSSLLLFLMLALVLILIPLVSLSFSTGHFALEKQQQAQEYTKVTESYLGLSDWVITHKDKEFVSIGADEYRSIQESKDQQKTFERWRNFAIQLIFGVIAIGLMVGAGITMTGSKSIADWSASIVLAVFPLVDCFINVAQATAEIPLYSDSLEHLNDLTNRVEARQQEPVTQQKLNGPVDTIDFDHVTFAYGPGQPTLLDDFTLHIKAGQKVALLGPSGEGKTTILQLLLGDLTPQKGSIAINGIPVAALQDERARIFGYLNQQAFLFNSTIAENVRLGAPDATDEDVWAALKAVQLDETVNALPYGIDTSVDEAGQRFSGGQRQRIALARIVLKDTPVILLDEPTIGLDPITERELMSMIFSAAGNRTMLWVTHHLQGLEESDKVIFLDNGKIAMQGAPTELYRTNERFRELYRLDIGELEAAR